CGGCCCGGTGCGCCGCGGCGGCGAAGGCCACGTGCGGATCACCTTGGCCGGCTACGTCCAGGGCGGTCGTGCGCCGGTGATGGAAGGTGTGTTCGGCCTCGACCGGGCCCTCGGCGAGCGCCTCGGCCAGCGTGAGCCGGGTCCCCGTCTCGGCGCCGACGATCTCGCCCCCGGCGATCACCAGGGCGCGCCGGGGGGCCTCGACGACCTCCGGCGGCAGACCCAGCCGACGCGCGACCCGGGCCAGCAGCCGGTCGATCACCGCCACGCACGCACCACGCACCGCGCCGCCGCTCATCCACGTCTGCCGGGACGCGCTCGTCGACCCGGCGCTGCCCACCCCGGTGTCGGCGGGGAGCAGCACGACCTCGTCGACGCCGAGCTCGGTGCGCGCGATCTGCCCGGCGACCGTGACGAATCCCTGCCCGACCTCGGCGCACGCGCTGTGGATCGTGGCGGCCGGCCGGCCGCCCGCGTCGAGCTCGAGCCGCGCCCGCGCGGTGGAGGAGTCGTCGAAGCCCTCGGAGAACAGCAGGTTCTTGTAGGCCAGGGCGTATCCGACGCCGCGGCGGACCCGGGCGACGTCCGCGTGCGCGCCGCGTCCCCCGGGACGGGCTGTCACCGGAGAGGCCGCGGTGAGCGCCGCCGGCAGCGGGCGGGCCGCGACCGCCTCGATCGCCTCCCGCGCCGGCAGCGGCGGTCCGAGGACCTGACCGGTGGGCAGGACGTCGCCGGGCCGCAGCGCGTTGCGCACCCGCAGCTCGACCGGGCCGATCCCGAGGCGGTCGGCGAGCCGGTCCATCTGCGCCTCGTGCCCGATCGTGACCTGGGGAACCCCGAATCCGCGCATCGCCCCGCACGGTGGGTTGTTGGTGCGCACGACGAGCCCGTCCAGCCGCGCGTTCGGCACCCGGTACGGGCCGGCGGCGTGCGTGACGGCGTTGGCGATCACCGCGGGTGACGACGAGGCGTACGCCCCACCGTCCATGATGATCCGCGCGTGCACGCTGACCAGGTCACCCGCCGCGGTCGCGGTGTGGCGGAACCACATCCGCGCGGGATGGCGGTGCGGGTGGCCCAGGAAGGACTCGACCCGGTCGTAGGCGATGCGGACCGGCGTCCCGGTGGCCCGGGCGAGCAGCGCGCCGTGGACCTGCAGCGTGACGTCCTCACGGCCGCCGAACGCGCCGCCGACACCGGCCAGTTCGAGCCGGACCAGTTCCTCGGGCAGTCCCAGGCAGGCGGCGATCTGCTCGCGGTCGGAGTGCAGCCACTGGGTGGCCAGCCGCAGGTCGACCCCGCCGTCGGCGGCCGGCACGACCAGCGCCGCCTCGGGCGCGAGGAAGGCCTGGTCCTGCATGCCGACGAGGTAGCTGTCCTCGACGACCACCGGGCCGGCCGCGTCGGGATCTCCGTGTCTCAGGGTGATCTCACGGAACACGTTGCCGTCCGGGTGGAGCGGTGGGGCACCGAGCCCCGCGGCCACCTCGGGATCGACGACGGGTGGCAGCGGCTCGTACTCGACCTCGACGGCCGCCAGCGCGCGCCGGGCGGTCGGCGCGTCGACCGCGGCGACGACCGCGACCGGCTCGCCGGCGTAGCGGGTCTCGGTCGCGGCGAAGACCGGCTGGTCGGCCACGATGAGGCCGTAGGTCGCCACGCCGGGGACGTCCACCGCCGTCACCACGGCGGCGACACCCGGGATGCGCCGGGCCGCGGCGGTGTCGAGGCGGCGGATGCGCGCCCGCGGGTGGGGCGAGCGCAGGGTCCGGGCGTGCAGCATGCCGGGGATGCTGAGGTCGCCGGCGTAGGCGAACGTCCCGTCGGCCTTGGCCGGCCCGTCGGGCCGGGGCGCCGACCCCCCGACGCCTCGCGCCCGGCCGGTCATGCCCACCCGGGCGAGTCGCCCCGCCCAGCCTGATCGCCCCGCCCAGCCTCGCCGTCCTGCCCAGCCGCCCCGCCCAGCCCCGTCCTGCCTCCCCGCCTCGCCGGGCCGCTCCGCCCAGCCAGGCCGCCCCGCCCCGCCTGGACGGCGCGGACCGCCTCGAGGATGCGGCCGTACCCGGTGCACCGGCAGATGTTGCCCGCCAGCGTCTCCCGGATCTCCTCCTCGTCGGCGCCCGGCCGGCGGGCGAGCAGGTCGGTCACCGCCACCACCAGGCCCGGCGTGCAGAAGCCGCACTGGACCGCCCCGTGCGCGACGAAGGCGGCGCGCACCGCGGCGGCCGGCCCGCCCGGCCCCAGCCCGGCCACGGTCACCACACGGGCGTCGGCGGCGTCGGCGGCGAGGATGGTGCAGGCCGTGACCAGCCGACCGTCCAGCAGCACCGAGCAGGCCCCGCACCGGCCCTGCTCGCAGGCGTCCTTCACCGAGGTGACGTCAAGCCGCTCCCGCAGGACCGTCAGCAGCGACTCCTCGAGCCGGGCCCCGGTCACGGCGCGCTGGGTGCCGTCGATGCTCAGGTGGTAGGAGAGTCTGCCGGGCACGTCGCCGCTCACGGAGTGTCCTCGCGGTGCGGCGCCGCCCGCGGTGCGAGGCACCGGGCGAAGGCGCGGGCCGCCAGCACACCGGCCGCGTGCACCCGGTACTCCAGCGGATGGCGCGGGTCCTCCCCCAGCGGCGGCGCCGCGCGGACGTCCGCCGCGGCCAGTTCACCGAAGCGCCGGGCCAGCCCGGTGGGTGCCGTCCCGGTGGACCAGTCGACGTCGGCGGCCAGCCGCTCGGCCTCAGCCACCCGCCACGGCCGGGCCGCCACCCCGCCCACGGCGCAGCAGACCCGCTCGCGGACCCGGTCGACGAGCAACGCGCAGGACACCAGCGACGGGAACGCGGCCTGCCGACCGCCGATCTTGAGGTAGGTCTGCGGACCGCTCGGGCGGGGCACCCGGACCGCCGTCACCAGCTCGCCCGGCAGGCGGCCGGTGTTCAGGAAGTCGTCCAGGCCCGCGGCACGCGACCCGCTCTCGGAGGTGATCAGCACCTCGGCCTGGGCCGCGGTGAGGAACGTGAGGAGGTCGCCGCGCGGGTTGGCGGAGCCGAGCGCCCCGCCGACCGTCCCGCAGTTGCGGATCTGGACGGACCCGACCACCCGGGACGTCGCCGCCAGGCCGGGCGAGAGGGACCAGCCGGCCAGCTCGGTGTACGTGACCCCGGCGCCGATCGTGAGGGTGTCCGCGCCCGCCCCGCGCACCCGCAGCTCCAGCACCCGGCGCAGCGCGACGATCACCGCCGGCCGGCGCGTCCCGGTGCGCAGCGCGGGCACCAGATCGGTGCCTCCGGCCAGCAGTTCGACCGGCCGGCCCGCCCGCGCCTCGGCGGCCAGGGAGGCCACGGCCTCGCCGACCGTCCCGGGCCGGTGCAGTGCGGTCGACGGACCGCCGGGCGTCGTCATGGGCCCGACGATAGTGGTGGGACGTTACGTCGATGTTCAACGAACACTGCTCTACGTATCTTTACGTTCACTGTTGAGAGTCGCCGGAGACGAACCGATACGCGCCGACAGCGACCATCCCGCAGAATGTGACGTATTGTTACTTTCCGGACGCCGAGCCGAAATCCCGGGAGGCAGACCCGATGACCGGTCGCCTGACCAACACCGATCCGGCGCTGCGGCACGGCTGGCATCCGGTCGCCCGGTCGTCCGAGGTCGTCGACGGGCCGATCGCCGTCCGGCTGCTCGGCGAGCCGTGGGTGCTGGCCCGGCTCGACGACCAGGTGGCGGCCTTCGCCGACCGGTGCCCACACCGGCTCGCCCCGCTGTCGGCGGGGCGGGTGGAGGGCCACGAGCTCGTCTGCGGCTACCACGGATGGCGGTTCGCCGGGTCCGGGGAGTGCACCGCGGTACCGGCGCTCGGCCCGGCGACGCCGGCGCCGCGACGGGCCCGGGCCATCCCGCCCTGGGGGGTGACCGAGCGGCACGGGCTGGTGTGGATCGCGCCCGCGGAGCCGTTCGCCGACATCATCGAGCTGCCGGAGGCGACCGAGGACGGGTTCGACGACGCCTGGTTGCCCGCCACGCGCACGACCGCCTGCGCCGGCCTGCTCGCCGACAACTTCCTCGACACCGCGCACTTCCCGTTCGTGCACGCCGCCACCATCGGCGCCGGCGAGGACACCGTCGTCGGGCCGTACCGGGTGGACGCCGACGGCGACGGCTTCCTGGTCCGGATGGACCAGCAGGTCGCCAACCCGGAGGATCCGGGGGTCGCGGCCGGGCTGCGGCCGCTCATCCAGCGCCGCACGTCGACGTACGTGTACCGCCCGCCGTTCATGCTGCGGCTGCGGCTGGAGTACCCCGACGCCGGGATCACGAACACGATCCTGTTCTGCCTACAGCCCGAGGACACCGCCGCGACCCGCGTCCACACCCGCATCCTGCGCGACGACCTCGGCGGCGATCCCGCCCGGCTGGCCGAGGCCGTCCGTTTCGAGCAGGCGGTACTCGACGAGGATCTCGCCCTGCAGGAGCGCTTCACCATCGACGGCCTGCCGCTGATCTCCGGCGACGGCAGGGCGGCCGAGGAGGTCGGCATCCGCGCGGACGCGGCGGGGGTGGCGCTGCGCCGGGTGCTGGCCGCGGTCGTCGCCAGGGCGGCCCGCGGCTCTCCCACCAGGGCAGCGGATATCCGACACTGAGGCCGGCCCGGCGGGCGGCGGCACCGATCTACCATGTGATCAGGCAGGTGGCCGCACTGTCGGGCCGTGGGGCGCGGGCCGTGAGGCGCGGGTGGCAGTGGCCGACATGAAGGGCACCGATGTGACAGTGGCCGATGTGACAGTGGCCGACTTCGCCGCGAGCGTCTCGGCGGCGAGTTGGGACGACCTCGACCCGCGCGAGTTCGATCGGCTGCGCCGGCTGGTCGGGGCCGCCGGGGGCCGCGGCGACGGCACCCTCGCCGCGATGTCGGACGAACAGATCGCGCGGTCGCTGGGCGTCGCGCTGGTCGAGGACGGCCGCACCCGGCCGTGTGTCGGGGCGGTGCTGCTGTTCGGCCGGCCCGAGGCGCTGCGGGCGCACGTCCCCAACCACGAGGCCGCCATCCAGGTCATCGGGCCGGAGACCGGCGAGCCCTCGACCGGGATGAACGACTTCTTCCGCTGGCCGCTGCTGCGCCTCACCGAGGAGTTGCTGGCCCGTTTCCGGGCCCGCAACCCCGAGCGTGAGATCCGTTACGAGCTGGTGCGCACCGGTGTGCCCGCCTACGCCGAGCCGGCGTTCCGCGAGCTGCTCGCCAACGCCTTCGTCCACCGCGACTACACGGCGGCCGGTGCCGTCCACGTGCAGTGGACCGGCGAGGGCATCGAGATCTCCAGTCCGGGTGGCTACGCCGACGCCGTGCGCGACCCCGCCGCCCGGCTGCTCGCGCGAGCACCACGGCCGCGCAGCCCGCTGCTGGCGGACGCGTTCCGCCGGGCGGGGATCACCGACCGCTCCGGGCGGGGGATCCGCCGGGCGCACGCCGCCCAGCTCCGCAACGGCCTGGCCGCGCCGGAGCACACCGGCTCGACCGCCGACGCCGTGGTCGCCGTCCTCCCCGGGCGACCCGCGGATCTGGCGTTCGCGTTGTTCGCCGTCGGCCGGGAGTACGGCGGCCACCCGCTGGCGCTGCCGGACCTGCTGGTCCTCACCGCCGGGCTGGGCGGGCGCACGCTGCGGACGGCCGACGTCGCCGAGCTGCTCGGCACCGACAAGGATCGGGCCCGCCGGCACCTGACGGCCATGGTTCACAACGGTCTGATGGAGGTCACCGGCGGGGGCGGTGTGCGGATCTGGGTGCCGTCCGCCCAGGTGCGGCGCGCGCTGCGGGAGGGCGTGAGCCAGCCGCACGCGCGTTCGCCGCGCCCCGCGGGGCGTGACGAACGCGCCGAGTCCGCGCCACCGGTCTCGGCCGCGCCACCGGTCTCGGCCGCGCCGCGGGGCTGGGTCCTCCCGGAGGGTGGCCCGGCGCTGCCGGCACGGCGGGTTTCGGACGGCTGACCCGCCGCGTCAGGGCCGGACGTACAGCTCCCTGCCGAGCTGGGCGATCAGGCGGAGCGGCGAGGCGAGCCGGCAACCGAGGTCGCGGGCCGCGGTGTCGACGGCCGCGAGCTGGCCGAGCACCGCCTCCCAGGGGGCGTCGCTCATCAGGCCCGCCACCGGCAGCGGGCAGGCGGCCAGCACCCAGCCGCGTTCGACGACGACGAACCCGCCGCCCATCCCCTCCAGCGCCCGGGCCGCGGTCAGCATGTCCGCGTCGCCGGCGCCGACGATCACCATGTCGCCGGGGGCCGCCCCCGCGGTCGCCCCCAGCGCCCCGCGGGTGAGCCCGAGCCCGCGGACCATCCCGACCCGCACCCGGTCGGCCCGGCCGGACCGGTCGAGAACCGCCGTCTTGAGCAGGTCGCGGGACGGGTCGGCGACGACGACGCCGTCGCGCAGGGTCGGTTCCACCCGGGCGACGGTCACCCGCGGCGGTTCGCCGCCCGCACCGAGCGGCCCGAGCCCGACCGACGACGCGGGGACTCCCGAAGCCGAGACTCCCGAGACCCCGGCCGGGGCCGCGGGACTCGTGGCGACGGCGGGGGCCCGGACGTCGACGATGGTGAGCCTGGTGTCGCGCCGGCCGCCCCAGTGCATGCAGGGTGAGGTGAACGAACCGGTGTAGAGGCCGGTGGGCAGCCGCACCGAGGACGACGCCCACGTCGGGGCCGGGTCGAGGTTGTCGAAGAGCGCGCGGCCACGCTCGGCCGCGATCCGCCCGCCGGCCACCACGACGTCCGGTGGGACCCGCGCGGTCAGGTCCTGCACGATCTGCAGGTCGGCGAGCCGGGCCGGGGCGATCGAGCCGAGCACGTGGTCGAGGCCGAAGGCACGGGCGGGAGTGAGGGTGGCCTCCCGGACGACCCGGACGGCGGCGCCGCCCGCGCGGATCTCCTCCCGCACCCGGTCGTCGAGATGATCGGAGATCAGCCCGCCGCCCACCGGCGGCACCTCGGTTCCGGCGGGGCCACCGACGAGACGCGCGGCGCCTGGCAGGAACGCGGCGGACCCGGCGCTCCCGCCGAACGGGCCGGGCATCCCCGCCAGCGGGCCCGCCTGCCGGGGAACGACACGCGCGACGTCCACGACAGCGTCCCCGGCGGCGTCCACGACGGCCTGGTCCGGCCAGATGGCCTCGTGGGCGGCGCCGCCCACGTGCGGGGCGGTGGGACGGGACGGGACGGCGAGCCCGTCGCGGAGGCCGGCGGGACCGCGGGGCAGGACGCGCAGCGGGGTGCCGGTGTGCAGCACGAGCGAGCGGCCGCGCGGGCCGTGGATCTGCTCGATCTCGGCGAGGTCGGTCAGCACCGTCACCGTGCCGCGCGGCACGACGAGCCGGGCGAGCTCCCCCGGGCCGAGCAGCGTCCGCTCGACCGACGCGCGGGCGTCGACATAGGCCGGGAGGACGAACCGGCCGGCCGCGTCCAGGCTGCGGCGGGCGCCCGTGGCGCTCGGCCGGGTCACCGCGGCGATGTAGCGGCCGGCGATGAGGATGTCGCGCCGCACCAGCTCGCCGGTCTGGACGACGAACACCACCCCGCCGCGGATCGCGAAGTCGGCTTCGGCCCGGCCGGTGGCGATGTCGCGCAGCCGCTCGAGCTCGGCAGGGGTGGGGGTGAGGGGCTCGCGCAGCGGGGTGGGAACCGTCCCCGGGCGGGCGGCCCGGCTGGCGCGCGCGGCACCGGTGCCGCCGGGGGCTGACGCCGCCCGGCGTCGGCCGGGCACCCTGGTCACCGGGGAAGCGGCGAGCGGTGGGAGCGACCGCAGCGGCCCGGCGGGGACCGCCCCCGGTACCAACGGTGCCGGCACCACCACACCCGGCGCCAACGACCCGGGCGCCACCAGTCCGGGTGGCACCGGCACAGGTGCGGCCGGGAACGCATGGGAGGGGACGGCGTCGACCGTACGGTCGACGTCCCGCTCAGCGGTCATGACGCCCTCCGGAACTCACCGGTCGACGCCGCCGACCGCCCGGCCACGGACCCGCGCGGCGCGCCGCGCGGCGGCCGGGCCGACCTCGACCCCGCCACGACGCGCCCGCGCCCGCGGTTTCCGCCGCATTGCTCTACAGCCGCATTCTCGTACGAGAGGGACACGTCGCGTGGTGGGGTGTCAGGAAGCAAGCAATGCCACGTGCACCACATCACAGCCTGTGACCTGCGGTTGCGCACGTGAAAGACCGCCGGCCGCCCGCCGCGGAGTGCCACGCCGCTCACCCGCGCCGGGCGGGGTCGGGGCCGTACCTGGCCAGCACGACGGCCTCGGCGAGGCCCAGCAGGGCGTAGACGGCGACGCTGGCGGCGGTGATCACAACCACCGAGGCCCACACCCCGCCGTAGTCGAACGTCTGCTGCGCGCGTTGCATGAAGTAGCCCAGCCCCTTGCCGGTGGCCAGCCATTCCGCGAGCAGCGCGCCGATGATCGCCCCGGGCACCGAGATGCGCGCCGAGACGAACAGCGCGGGCAGCGCGCTCGGGAGCGCCACCTTGCGCAGCACCGTGAACGGCCCACCGCCGTAGGCGACGACGAGGTCGGCGGCCGCCGCGGGCCCGGAGCGGAGACCGAACACCAGGTTCACCAGGGACGGGAAGAACACGACGATCCCGGCGATCACCGAGACCGCCAGCAGGCCGCGGCCGAAGACGAGGGTGAGCAGCGGCGTCATCGCGACCAGGGGCACCGAGCGCAGTGTCATCGCCACCGGCATCAGCGACTGCTCGACCGCGCGGTTCAGCACGAACGCGACGGCCGCGCCGAGCGCGGCGAGGGTGCCGGCGACGTAGCCGACCGCCGCGTCGCCGAGGGTGTGCCACAGGCCGCTGAGGATGACGTCGCGGTTCTGGGCGGCGTCCGGCTCGGTGAACAGGTACTCCCAGACGGCGCCGGGGTCCTTGGCGACGAGCGCGTTGAGGTCGAAGGCCTCGATGAACGCGTACCAGAGCCCGACGATCACCGCGGTGGACGCGACGACCGAGAGCAGCGTCCGACCGGCCCGCGCCACGATCACTCGGGCCGTGGTCGGCGTCAGGATGGTCATCGGGCGCCTCCGGGATCGCCGTGGGGGGCCCAGGGCGTGAGCAGCCGGGCCAGCAGCGCGGTCAGGGCGTAGCCGAGGCCGGCGACGGCGGAGGCGATCAGGGCGAGCGCCCAGGTGCGCGGCACCTCGAGCGCCTGCTGCGAGTTGACCATGGCGATGCCCAGGCCGCGGTCGGCGCCGAGGAACTCGCCGATGATCGCGCCCAGGACCGCGGCCGGCGCGGCGATCTGCAGCGCCGCGAAGGTACTCGGCAGGGCGGCGCGCAGCCGGACGTGGCGCAGCTGCGCCACGACGCCGCCGCCGCTGGCCCGGATCACGTCGAGGCTGGCCGGGTCGGCGGCGCGCAGGCCGAGCAGGGTGCCGACCAGCGTCGTGAAGAACACCGAGATGCCGGCCAGCGCCTTCTGCGGCGTGCTGCCGTCGAACACGGTGGTCAGAATCGGGCCGATCGCGATGATCGGCAGACAGTAGGAGGCCACTCCGATCTGGAGCAGCACCCGTTCGACGACGGGGACGCCGAAGAACAGCACCGCCAGGCCGACCGCCAGGCCGTTGCCGA
This is a stretch of genomic DNA from Parafrankia discariae. It encodes these proteins:
- the pucD gene encoding xanthine dehydrogenase subunit D → MTGRARGVGGSAPRPDGPAKADGTFAYAGDLSIPGMLHARTLRSPHPRARIRRLDTAAARRIPGVAAVVTAVDVPGVATYGLIVADQPVFAATETRYAGEPVAVVAAVDAPTARRALAAVEVEYEPLPPVVDPEVAAGLGAPPLHPDGNVFREITLRHGDPDAAGPVVVEDSYLVGMQDQAFLAPEAALVVPAADGGVDLRLATQWLHSDREQIAACLGLPEELVRLELAGVGGAFGGREDVTLQVHGALLARATGTPVRIAYDRVESFLGHPHRHPARMWFRHTATAAGDLVSVHARIIMDGGAYASSSPAVIANAVTHAAGPYRVPNARLDGLVVRTNNPPCGAMRGFGVPQVTIGHEAQMDRLADRLGIGPVELRVRNALRPGDVLPTGQVLGPPLPAREAIEAVAARPLPAALTAASPVTARPGGRGAHADVARVRRGVGYALAYKNLLFSEGFDDSSTARARLELDAGGRPAATIHSACAEVGQGFVTVAGQIARTELGVDEVVLLPADTGVGSAGSTSASRQTWMSGGAVRGACVAVIDRLLARVARRLGLPPEVVEAPRRALVIAGGEIVGAETGTRLTLAEALAEGPVEAEHTFHHRRTTALDVAGQGDPHVAFAAAAHRAVVDVDLDLGLVHVVSMALAQDCGTVLNPLSLRGQVEGGTAQGLGLAVMEELVTVDGVVTNPTLHDYLLPTAADVPMLDFVALTYPQPDAPYGVKGVGETPTCTATAAVLAAVRAAVGRDLRRVPVRPVDLVDLAVPPLGGAPPGGSPTGE
- a CDS encoding (2Fe-2S)-binding protein yields the protein MSGDVPGRLSYHLSIDGTQRAVTGARLEESLLTVLRERLDVTSVKDACEQGRCGACSVLLDGRLVTACTILAADAADARVVTVAGLGPGGPAAAVRAAFVAHGAVQCGFCTPGLVVAVTDLLARRPGADEEEIRETLAGNICRCTGYGRILEAVRAVQAGRGGLAGRSGPARRGGRTGLGGAAGQDGEAGRGDQAGRGDSPGWA
- a CDS encoding FAD binding domain-containing protein, which encodes MTTPGGPSTALHRPGTVGEAVASLAAEARAGRPVELLAGGTDLVPALRTGTRRPAVIVALRRVLELRVRGAGADTLTIGAGVTYTELAGWSLSPGLAATSRVVGSVQIRNCGTVGGALGSANPRGDLLTFLTAAQAEVLITSESGSRAAGLDDFLNTGRLPGELVTAVRVPRPSGPQTYLKIGGRQAAFPSLVSCALLVDRVRERVCCAVGGVAARPWRVAEAERLAADVDWSTGTAPTGLARRFGELAAADVRAAPPLGEDPRHPLEYRVHAAGVLAARAFARCLAPRAAPHREDTP
- a CDS encoding aromatic ring-hydroxylating oxygenase subunit alpha, coding for MTGRLTNTDPALRHGWHPVARSSEVVDGPIAVRLLGEPWVLARLDDQVAAFADRCPHRLAPLSAGRVEGHELVCGYHGWRFAGSGECTAVPALGPATPAPRRARAIPPWGVTERHGLVWIAPAEPFADIIELPEATEDGFDDAWLPATRTTACAGLLADNFLDTAHFPFVHAATIGAGEDTVVGPYRVDADGDGFLVRMDQQVANPEDPGVAAGLRPLIQRRTSTYVYRPPFMLRLRLEYPDAGITNTILFCLQPEDTAATRVHTRILRDDLGGDPARLAEAVRFEQAVLDEDLALQERFTIDGLPLISGDGRAAEEVGIRADAAGVALRRVLAAVVARAARGSPTRAADIRH
- a CDS encoding ATP-binding protein; its protein translation is MTVADFAASVSAASWDDLDPREFDRLRRLVGAAGGRGDGTLAAMSDEQIARSLGVALVEDGRTRPCVGAVLLFGRPEALRAHVPNHEAAIQVIGPETGEPSTGMNDFFRWPLLRLTEELLARFRARNPEREIRYELVRTGVPAYAEPAFRELLANAFVHRDYTAAGAVHVQWTGEGIEISSPGGYADAVRDPAARLLARAPRPRSPLLADAFRRAGITDRSGRGIRRAHAAQLRNGLAAPEHTGSTADAVVAVLPGRPADLAFALFAVGREYGGHPLALPDLLVLTAGLGGRTLRTADVAELLGTDKDRARRHLTAMVHNGLMEVTGGGGVRIWVPSAQVRRALREGVSQPHARSPRPAGRDERAESAPPVSAAPPVSAAPRGWVLPEGGPALPARRVSDG
- a CDS encoding adenine deaminase C-terminal domain-containing protein, with amino-acid sequence MTAERDVDRTVDAVPSHAFPAAPVPVPPGLVAPGSLAPGVVVPAPLVPGAVPAGPLRSLPPLAASPVTRVPGRRRAASAPGGTGAARASRAARPGTVPTPLREPLTPTPAELERLRDIATGRAEADFAIRGGVVFVVQTGELVRRDILIAGRYIAAVTRPSATGARRSLDAAGRFVLPAYVDARASVERTLLGPGELARLVVPRGTVTVLTDLAEIEQIHGPRGRSLVLHTGTPLRVLPRGPAGLRDGLAVPSRPTAPHVGGAAHEAIWPDQAVVDAAGDAVVDVARVVPRQAGPLAGMPGPFGGSAGSAAFLPGAARLVGGPAGTEVPPVGGGLISDHLDDRVREEIRAGGAAVRVVREATLTPARAFGLDHVLGSIAPARLADLQIVQDLTARVPPDVVVAGGRIAAERGRALFDNLDPAPTWASSSVRLPTGLYTGSFTSPCMHWGGRRDTRLTIVDVRAPAVATSPAAPAGVSGVSASGVPASSVGLGPLGAGGEPPRVTVARVEPTLRDGVVVADPSRDLLKTAVLDRSGRADRVRVGMVRGLGLTRGALGATAGAAPGDMVIVGAGDADMLTAARALEGMGGGFVVVERGWVLAACPLPVAGLMSDAPWEAVLGQLAAVDTAARDLGCRLASPLRLIAQLGRELYVRP
- a CDS encoding ABC transporter permease, with the translated sequence MTILTPTTARVIVARAGRTLLSVVASTAVIVGLWYAFIEAFDLNALVAKDPGAVWEYLFTEPDAAQNRDVILSGLWHTLGDAAVGYVAGTLAALGAAVAFVLNRAVEQSLMPVAMTLRSVPLVAMTPLLTLVFGRGLLAVSVIAGIVVFFPSLVNLVFGLRSGPAAAADLVVAYGGGPFTVLRKVALPSALPALFVSARISVPGAIIGALLAEWLATGKGLGYFMQRAQQTFDYGGVWASVVVITAASVAVYALLGLAEAVVLARYGPDPARRG
- a CDS encoding ABC transporter permease, whose product is MTRPVTRPAWLGGTIGVAGLVALWWLLAVTLLDRGGVVPTPWEVARALWDDHRLLWTSARSTMSIAAQGWLIGNGLAVGLAVLFFGVPVVERVLLQIGVASYCLPIIAIGPILTTVFDGSTPQKALAGISVFFTTLVGTLLGLRAADPASLDVIRASGGGVVAQLRHVRLRAALPSTFAALQIAAPAAVLGAIIGEFLGADRGLGIAMVNSQQALEVPRTWALALIASAVAGLGYALTALLARLLTPWAPHGDPGGAR